In Triticum aestivum cultivar Chinese Spring chromosome 5B, IWGSC CS RefSeq v2.1, whole genome shotgun sequence, the following proteins share a genomic window:
- the LOC123112298 gene encoding protein MICROTUBULE BINDING PROTEIN 2C, which yields MAEKPAGPASRSRIRGGLAPSAPSSRRVVSMAYTAAPHQAKKVPEPKVVKPTRTTPAKRRQQLDQAQKQREEVAALQEQLGGLQGKLLEKDEALRSAENLIGRISVANEEVDELRSQLNDKESLVESTGSELHGAKIMLAEKQAALEKLEWEAKMSSTKVEELEVDVASMDVEISALMKVFRKIAENNRVSHPTERPDDSLLECEPVQLDDTVGDIDTEKMEQEMSAYVTALAAAKDNPTEEFLKAVTEARLRLQAFVL from the exons ATGGCCGAGAAGCCGGCGGGCCCGGCCTCCAGGTCCAGGATCCGGGGCGGGCTCGCCCCCTCCGCGCCCTCCTCCAG GAGGGTGGTCTCGATGGCCTACACGGCGGCTCCGCATCAGGCCAAGAAG GTTCCTGAGCCAAAGGTTGTGAAGCCAACAAGAACCACGCCGGCCAAGAGGCGGCAGCAGCTGGATCAGGCGCAGAAGCAGAGGGAAGAGGTCGCTGCGTTGCAGGAGCAGCTTGGTGGCCTGCAGGGGAAACTGCTTGAGAAAGATGAAGCTCTGAGGTCCGCAGAGAACTTGATTGGCCGGATCAGTGTTGCAAACGAAGAGGTGGATGAATTGAGAAGCCAGCTTAATGATAAGGAATCGCTGGTCGAGTCTACTGGCTCCGAGCTGCATGGCGCAAAG ATTATGTTGGCAGAGAAGCAAGCAGCATTGGAGAAGCTAGAATGGGAGGCAAAGATGTCAAGTACAAAAGTTGAAGAACTTGAAGTGGATGTAGCCTCTATGGATGTTGAAATCTCTGCTTTGATGAAGGTATTCAGGAAAATAGCAGAGAACAACCGAGTCTCTCATCCCACAGAGAGACCTGACGATTCATTGTTGGAATGTGAACCGGTTCAGCTTGAT GATACGGTAGGTGATATTGACACGGAGAAGATGGAGCAGGAAATGTCAGCCTATGTCACGGCTCTAGCAGCCGCGAAAGACAATCCTACGGAGGAATTCCTGAAGGCAGTAACTGAGGCAAGGCTGAGACTCCAAGCGTTTGTACTCTAA
- the LOC123112299 gene encoding cleavage and polyadenylation specificity factor subunit 6, which produces MDPDGDGSFHRKEAISAVQDVDQYYGDDDDYDDLYNDVNVGDGFLHASQPPVQPPPPALPPKQHQLPPQQAPPPQQQQQVLPTPSLPLPPPPPPMGHPEKVHITGVASVPAPIQDRPNPSHLPPPPQPPVAAAPPPPPHHQIQSGGDGFHRQGGGNFGGGPIVVGNGGGGDGPGATTLFVGDLHWWTTDADLEAELVKYGHVKEVRFFDEKASGKSKGYCQVDFFDPGAAAACKEGMNGHPFNGRPCVVAFASPNTVRRMGEAQMKNHQPMGQQNSGMQKSGGRGGGGPPGGPPGPQVGGNYGGRGGGGAGGGGGGGGGGGAGGGNWGRGPGGGGMGGRGPGGNMRNRMGPVGGRGIMGNGGMVAPPPPMMHPGGMMGQGFDPTGYGAAMGRMGGGFGGFPGGPGGAPFPGLMQPFPPVVAPHVNPAFFGRGGGMGAGGVGMWPDPSMGGGWGGEEQSSYGDDAASDQHYGEGGSHGKERPPEREWSGAPERRREREKDLPPPPELPERRHRDERDMGRERERERDRGGDRERERDRGDRERERDRGDRDRHRDDRDRHGDYHRHRERDSDRTEDWDRGRSSGRRSRSREVDHSKRRRMSHE; this is translated from the coding sequence atggATCCCGACGGGGACGGCTCCTTCCACCGGAAGGAGGCCATCTCCGCCGTCCAGGACGTCGACCAGTActacggcgacgacgacgactacgACGACCTCTACAACGATGTCAACGTCGGGGACGGCTTCCTCCACGCCTCCCAGCCCCCCGTCCAGCCCCCGCCGCCTGCGCTTCCCCCCAAGCAGCACCAGCTCCCCCCGCAGCAGGCGCCcccgccgcagcagcagcagcaggttctgcccaccccttcgctcccgcttcccccgccgccgcctccgatgGGGCACCCGGAGAAGGTCCACATCACGGGGGTCGCGTCCGTCCCTGCCCCCATCCAAGACCGCCCCAACCCGTCCCATCTCCCGCCGCCGCCTCAGCCTCCCGTCGCCgcggcaccgccgccgcctccccaccATCAGATCCAGTCCGGAGGAGACGGGTTCCACCGGCAGGGAGGGGGCAACTTCGGGGGAGGACCGATAGTTGTTGGCAACGGCGGGGGTGGCGACGGCCCTGGCGCTACCACGCTCTTCGTTGGGGACCTCCACTGGTGGACGACGGACGCGGATCTGGAGGCGGAGCTCGTCAAGTACGGCCATGTCAAGGAAGTCAGGTTCTTTGATGAGAAGGCGAGCGGGAAATCCAAGGGATATTGCCAGGTCGATTTCTTTGACCCTGGCGCTGCTGCTGCCTGCAAAGAGGGCATGAACGGCCACCCGTTCAATGGCCGTCCCTGTGTCGTGGCCTTTGCTTCGCCTAACACCGTACGCCGCATGGGTGAAGCTCAGATGAAGAACCACCAACCAATGGGTCAGCAGAATTCAGGTATGCAGAAGAGTGGTGGCAGAGGTGGTGGTGGTCCACCTGGAGGCCCGCCTGGGCCTCAGGTTGGAGGAAACTATGGTGGccggggaggcggaggagctggtggtggcggcggtggtggaggaggaggcggggcaGGTGGTGGGAATTGGGGCAGAGGTCCAGGTGGTGGTGGGATGGGGGGTAGAGGTCCTGGTGGGAATATGAGGAATCGGATGGGTCCGGTGGGTGGCCGAGGGATCATGGGGAACGGAGGGATGGTGGCTCCGCCGCCACCAATGATGCATCCCGGAGGGATGATGGGGCAGGGATTTGATCCCACTGGCTATGGTGCAGCCATGGGAAGGATGGGTGGAGGGTTTGGAGGGTTCCCTGGTGGACCTGGGGGTGCACCGTTCCCAGGCTTGATGCAGCCATTCCCACCTGTGGTTGCTCCTCATGTGAACCCAGCATTCTTTGGGAGAGGAGGTGGTATGGGTGCCGGGGGTGTTGGAATGTGGCCAGACCCAAGCATGGGTGGTGGTTGGGGAGGCGAGGAACAATCAAGCTATGGGGATGATGCAGCATCTGATCAGCACTATGGAGAAGGTGGAAGCCATGGTAAAGAGAGGCCACCAGAGCGGGAATGGTCAGGTGCACCAGAAAGGAGGCGGGAGAGGGAAAAGGATTTGCCCCCACCGCCAGAATTGCCGGAGAGAAGGCACCGTGATGAAAGGGATATGGGTcgtgagagggaaagagagagggacagAGGAGGAGATAGGGAAAGGGAGAGGGACAGAGGAGATAGGGAAAGGGAGAGGGATAGAGGAGATAGGGACAGACACCGGGATGACAGAGATCGCCATGGTGATTATCACAGACACAGGGAGCGTGATTCTGATCGTACTGAAGACTGGGATAGAGGAAGATCATCTGGGAGACGAAGCAGGTCAAGGGAGGTTGATCACTCAAAGCGGCGACGAATGTCGCACGAGTGA